The DNA window TGATTTGACCGACGTACTGTTCGCGTTCGTTCGTCATACGATACGTCAGTTACAAACAACTATCACTCTGCTGTTCGACGAATCGTTGCCTCAACCGCGGTTATCGCCAGCGAAACGGGAAAGAGGGTGGTACGGAGACAGTTGGTTGGGACCCTGTCGAACTCCGTACCGAGTATCGTTTCGAACTACCTCGGTATAACCTTACTGTGATTATTCGGGTGAATGATGGAATGAATTACCATTTCAAAATACCGTTTTCGTCGAATGAAGTCCTTCCAGTGTGCCGGTTTTTCGCCTCACAGCTCCGACCTGACGCTTCTTTCTCGAAGTGAAGAATCTCCATACGGTAAGGGACCGAATTATATGTTATTTTACTAGTGACATTCATACGCACGAAGGGTCTAAACGAATAGGTGAAACAAACCTGTCAAACGAATCAAATGGACAGGAAAGGAACTGACTTATGAGCGGCGTCAAAACATCGCAGACGGCACCGGCGGCGACCGGTAGCATGGTTGGGACCCATGAAGGACGTATCTAATCACCAGCAGGCAGTCGAATTGCTCCAGCAACTCGGATTGAAAGAGTACGAGGCGAAATGTTTGGTCGCGTTGACACGCATTCCGCAGGGAACGGCGAAGGAGATAAGCGAAATTTCGGAGGTTCCTCGGACGCGCGTCTACGACGCGATTCGTGCGCTCGAAACCCAAGGACTCGTCGAGGTTCAACACTCGAATCCACAGCAGTTTCGATCTGTTTCGGTAGAGGAGGCGGCCGAGACGCTCCGCCAAGAGTACGAATCGCGGACCGAAACCCTCGTCGAGACGATGAGCGATATCGAGCCAGTGGAACCGGGCGCCGAGGAGGACGCGACGCACGAAGTCTGGGCTCTGGCCGGGACCGAGCCGATTCGAACGCGGACGCAGGAACTCATCGAGGAGGCCACGGACGAGATTCTCCTCATCGTCGGTCACGAAAAGTCCATCACCGACGACCTCATCGAACGATTACGGGTGGCTCACACGTCCGGAATCGACGTTCTCATCGGCACATCGAACGAGACGTTACGCGAGTTCATCCAGGAGCAACTCCCCGACGCAACCGTCTTCGTCTCCGGATTGGAGTGGCTGGACACGTCGCCGGTCGACCCCGACGACGATGCGGTAATCA is part of the Haladaptatus paucihalophilus DX253 genome and encodes:
- a CDS encoding TrmB family transcriptional regulator, which translates into the protein MKDVSNHQQAVELLQQLGLKEYEAKCLVALTRIPQGTAKEISEISEVPRTRVYDAIRALETQGLVEVQHSNPQQFRSVSVEEAAETLRQEYESRTETLVETMSDIEPVEPGAEEDATHEVWALAGTEPIRTRTQELIEEATDEILLIVGHEKSITDDLIERLRVAHTSGIDVLIGTSNETLREFIQEQLPDATVFVSGLEWLDTSPVDPDDDAVISRLLLVDGRTILISSERGITIDETDSEKAVFGRGFDNGIVIIARRLMATGLGTAGSLPMADER